Proteins encoded in a region of the Nicotiana tomentosiformis chromosome 9, ASM39032v3, whole genome shotgun sequence genome:
- the LOC138898558 gene encoding uncharacterized protein, translating to MKIAGTRRIIELHELDEFYYHAFESTMLYKERMKMMHDKNILKRNFKPRDVVLLYNSRLKLFPGKLKSRWSGPFRVLEMHPAGSVEIASEDGSRKFKVNRQRLKHYQGMAEEDKVISTMYLKDP from the coding sequence ATGAAAATAGCGGGTACACGTAGAATCATAGAGTtgcacgagcttgatgaattctaCTACCATGCTTTTGAGAGTACAATGCTATATAAGGAGAGAATGAAGATGATGCATGACAAAAATATTCTTAAGCGAAATTTTAAACCTAGAGATGTGGTATTGCTATACAATTCGAGATTGAAGTTGTTTCCAGGCAAGttgaagtcaagatggtcaggaccatttcgTGTGTTAGAGATGCATCCCGCCGGATCCGTAGAAATTGCATCAGAAGATGGCTCCCGCAAATTCAAAGTTAACAGGCAAAGGCTAAAACATTATCAAGGCATGGCTGAGGAAGATAAAGTGATCTCAACCATGTATTTGAAGGATCCTTGA